From one Cupriavidus sp. P-10 genomic stretch:
- a CDS encoding CDP-alcohol phosphatidyltransferase family protein translates to MNTRPERPRHFSMLRELQLADVFTLGNAACGMGSVFFAMFYVADQQLSHFYTAAALAPLAFIFDVLDGRIARWRHAHSALGRELDSLADVISFGVGPATLAFAAGMRGGWDLAILIYFVCCGVSRLARFNVTAETLAAGSDSGKVAYFEGTPIPTSVLLTAVLAWCAWQGRLAGDLPGGAWVLGPAVLHPLALLFALSGTLMVSKTLRIPKF, encoded by the coding sequence ATGAACACACGGCCCGAGCGTCCCCGCCATTTCTCGATGCTGCGCGAGCTGCAGCTTGCCGATGTGTTCACGCTCGGCAATGCGGCCTGCGGCATGGGGTCGGTATTCTTCGCCATGTTCTACGTGGCGGACCAGCAACTGTCGCACTTCTACACGGCCGCGGCGCTGGCGCCGCTGGCCTTTATCTTCGATGTGCTCGACGGCCGCATCGCGCGCTGGCGTCATGCGCATTCGGCGCTGGGGCGCGAGCTCGATTCGCTGGCCGACGTGATCTCGTTCGGCGTCGGCCCGGCCACGCTGGCGTTCGCCGCCGGCATGCGCGGCGGCTGGGACCTGGCCATCCTGATCTACTTTGTCTGCTGCGGCGTGAGCCGGCTGGCGCGCTTCAACGTCACCGCCGAAACGCTGGCCGCCGGCAGCGACAGTGGCAAGGTGGCGTATTTCGAAGGCACGCCGATCCCGACCAGCGTGCTGCTCACGGCCGTACTGGCATGGTGCGCCTGGCAAGGACGGCTGGCCGGCGACCTGCCCGGCGGCGCCTGGGTGCTGGGCCCTGCCGTGCTGCATCCGCTCGCGTTGCTGTTCGCGCTGTCGGGCACGCTGATGGTCAGCAAGACCCTGCGCATCCCCAAGTTCTGA
- a CDS encoding tripartite tricarboxylate transporter substrate-binding protein, with protein MPVRFALRNLAVGISLALGMGALPATALAAPTDTPLRIVVGFAPGGALDIFARALAEKLRVSLDTPVLVENRPGASARLALDNVRRSPPDGKTLLISPAPPFTIFPLTYKQLPYDPDKDLVPVAYLADVPLVASTSVSQPYRTMQEYLAWVKRDPSKGGVGLVTLGGSIHFGVVTLSKEIGVPLTPTAYRGVVMMLTDEIGGTLPIGIDAIAGQMELYRAGKIRFLGVTGTRRSSLLPDVPTLAEAGAPGFETASGWYSAFLPAGTPPATVARLEKALLEAVRARDIRDKMATLGMELNGQPATALRQTIQDQRARWRPVVMASGFTATE; from the coding sequence ATGCCGGTCCGATTCGCACTGCGCAACCTTGCAGTCGGCATTTCCCTCGCGTTGGGCATGGGCGCCTTGCCGGCCACCGCGCTCGCGGCCCCAACCGATACCCCGCTGCGCATCGTGGTTGGATTCGCGCCTGGCGGCGCACTCGACATCTTTGCCCGCGCGCTGGCGGAGAAGCTGCGCGTCTCCCTCGACACGCCGGTGCTGGTGGAGAATCGTCCGGGCGCTTCAGCCCGCCTGGCGCTGGACAATGTCCGGCGCTCGCCGCCTGACGGCAAGACGCTGCTGATTTCGCCGGCGCCCCCGTTCACGATCTTCCCGCTGACCTACAAGCAACTGCCCTACGATCCGGACAAGGACCTGGTCCCTGTCGCCTACCTGGCCGATGTTCCGCTGGTGGCATCGACCAGCGTCAGCCAGCCGTACCGGACCATGCAGGAATACCTGGCGTGGGTGAAGCGCGATCCGTCAAAAGGCGGAGTCGGACTGGTTACCCTCGGCGGCAGCATTCATTTCGGCGTCGTCACCCTCAGCAAGGAAATCGGTGTGCCGCTGACACCGACGGCGTACCGGGGCGTGGTGATGATGCTGACCGACGAAATCGGTGGCACGCTGCCTATTGGCATCGACGCCATTGCCGGGCAGATGGAGTTGTATCGCGCCGGCAAGATCCGCTTCCTCGGCGTTACCGGCACCAGGCGCTCATCACTGTTGCCTGACGTGCCGACGCTGGCAGAAGCCGGGGCACCCGGCTTTGAGACTGCCTCCGGGTGGTACTCGGCGTTCTTGCCGGCGGGCACCCCGCCCGCCACCGTTGCCCGACTGGAGAAAGCGCTGCTGGAGGCGGTCCGTGCGCGCGACATCCGCGACAAGATGGCGACGTTGGGCATGGAACTGAATGGCCAGCCGGCGACGGCACTGCGTCAGACGATCCAGGACCAGCGGGCGCGATGGAGGCCTGTGGTCATGGCTTCCGGGTTCACGGCGACCGAATAG
- a CDS encoding cupin domain-containing protein, producing MQTTSPSVASTLVAVRPDSAIATSQKLPYFVGISATTTGARALSMHLVVVPPGAHAEAHVHCEHETAIYVLEGRVETRYGPGLRDSVVTEAGDFLFIPPGVPHQPFNLSATEPARAIVARNSPDEQERVLPYDPAADHEASGDTTIRSP from the coding sequence ATGCAGACAACCAGCCCGAGCGTTGCGTCGACCCTGGTGGCGGTGCGGCCCGACAGCGCAATTGCCACCAGCCAGAAGCTGCCGTATTTCGTTGGCATCTCCGCCACGACGACAGGCGCCAGGGCTTTGTCGATGCACCTGGTCGTGGTCCCGCCCGGCGCGCACGCGGAAGCCCATGTGCATTGCGAGCATGAGACTGCTATCTACGTGCTGGAGGGCAGGGTCGAAACCCGCTACGGCCCCGGCCTGCGAGACTCCGTGGTCACTGAAGCGGGTGACTTCCTGTTTATTCCACCCGGCGTTCCGCACCAGCCGTTCAATCTCAGTGCCACCGAGCCGGCCCGCGCCATCGTTGCCCGGAACAGTCCGGACGAGCAGGAGAGGGTACTGCCGTACGACCCGGCCGCGGACCACGAGGCCTCTGGCGATACAACTATTCGGTCGCCGTGA
- a CDS encoding TetR/AcrR family transcriptional regulator, with protein MARASREQVDKNREAIEQASSRLFRERGLNGVSVAELMAGAGLTHGGFYGHFASKDALAAQACKRAFEESAARWERRLARAGGDRHVMLANLVEPYLTAAHCANPGAGCAASSLAVDVAREPADKPVRQAFLDGFKVLVDDMATTVASDDPQVREEEALVRMAMLVGALTLARATEGDPLSGTMLDAVRNRLLGSSA; from the coding sequence ATGGCACGCGCATCACGCGAACAAGTCGACAAGAACCGCGAAGCGATCGAGCAGGCGTCGTCCCGCCTGTTCCGCGAGCGCGGGCTGAATGGCGTCAGCGTCGCCGAGCTGATGGCCGGTGCCGGCCTGACCCACGGCGGCTTCTATGGCCACTTCGCGTCCAAGGACGCCCTCGCCGCGCAGGCCTGCAAGCGCGCCTTTGAAGAGTCCGCCGCGCGCTGGGAGCGCCGCCTGGCGCGCGCCGGCGGCGACCGGCACGTGATGCTGGCCAACCTGGTCGAGCCTTACCTGACGGCTGCGCACTGCGCCAACCCGGGCGCTGGCTGCGCGGCCTCGTCGCTGGCGGTGGACGTGGCGCGCGAGCCCGCCGACAAGCCGGTGCGACAGGCCTTCCTGGACGGCTTCAAGGTACTGGTCGACGACATGGCCACGACCGTAGCCAGCGATGACCCGCAGGTGCGCGAGGAAGAAGCGCTGGTCCGCATGGCCATGCTGGTCGGCGCGCTGACGCTGGCGCGCGCAACCGAGGGCGATCCGCTCTCTGGCACCATGCTCGACGCCGTCCGCAACCGCTTGCTCGGCAGTTCCGCCTAA
- a CDS encoding LysR family transcriptional regulator, producing the protein MLGRLKLRHLRLVLALSEAGTAAAVAERLHVSPAAVSKSLGEIEDIVGTPLYVRGRRGLVLTEPGREMAAHAKVMLAQFERLAESLHAVRAGSQGELRIAFRTISVQPLLAQAMTDFHRDNPRVEISVIEGGIGEMTEQLIDGSLDMLFAYDDPRLSRPALRTTPVVPAQKVVIVASRDHPLLARRKIAAQALSSERWCIPAAGSRMLHLLHTAFHAFGVAPPASGIRTSDVAATASLMQTGHYLAVFPERIAAQLCEAKVARILRFDLCSHVEPVVVVWNGDVTPRPAAQRFRDLVVERANLGAWQHEDVPVLGARAVAAAGMVDRKPKPSAKP; encoded by the coding sequence ATGCTTGGCCGCCTCAAGCTGCGTCATCTCCGCCTCGTTCTCGCACTCAGCGAAGCGGGTACGGCGGCGGCGGTGGCCGAGCGCCTGCATGTCAGTCCGGCTGCGGTGTCGAAGTCATTGGGGGAAATCGAGGACATCGTCGGCACGCCGCTCTATGTCAGGGGCCGGCGCGGCCTGGTGCTGACCGAGCCAGGCCGCGAGATGGCGGCGCACGCCAAGGTGATGCTGGCGCAGTTCGAGCGGCTGGCGGAATCGCTGCACGCGGTGCGTGCGGGCAGCCAGGGCGAATTGCGCATTGCCTTTCGGACGATCTCGGTGCAGCCGCTGCTGGCGCAGGCGATGACCGATTTCCACCGCGACAATCCGCGCGTCGAAATCAGCGTGATCGAGGGCGGCATCGGCGAAATGACGGAGCAGCTGATCGACGGCTCGCTCGACATGCTGTTCGCCTACGACGATCCTCGCCTGTCGCGGCCGGCATTGCGGACCACGCCGGTGGTCCCGGCCCAGAAGGTCGTCATCGTGGCCAGCCGCGACCACCCGTTGCTGGCGCGCCGGAAGATTGCGGCACAGGCATTGTCATCCGAGCGGTGGTGCATACCAGCGGCCGGTTCACGCATGCTCCACCTGCTTCACACGGCGTTCCACGCCTTTGGCGTCGCGCCGCCGGCATCGGGCATCCGCACCAGCGATGTCGCCGCTACCGCAAGCCTGATGCAGACCGGGCACTACCTTGCCGTCTTCCCCGAGCGGATCGCCGCGCAGCTCTGCGAGGCCAAGGTTGCGCGCATCCTCCGCTTCGACCTGTGCAGCCACGTGGAGCCGGTCGTCGTGGTCTGGAATGGCGATGTCACGCCGCGGCCGGCGGCGCAGCGTTTCCGTGACCTGGTCGTGGAGCGGGCCAACCTGGGCGCCTGGCAGCACGAAGACGTGCCGGTGCTGGGCGCGCGCGCCGTGGCTGCGGCGGGCATGGTGGACCGGAAACCGAAGCCGTCAGCGAAACCGTAA
- a CDS encoding M81 family metallopeptidase, which translates to MRFVIALMRHETNTFSPIPTPLSAFSRGSSTDGPLYGDDAVRACQGTNSAAAAFMDLVVAQGDEFVMPLMANAVPSGVVTREAFESMSATIVEAVREGCDAVMLDLHGAMVAEGLADAEGELLARIRAAAPEVPIAVSLDFHANFSKALVENATVIAGYRTYPHVDVYETGARAAQTLMAALRDEVRPVMLWRTLPMLTHMLRQTPREQPMKDIMDRAIAAERDGEVLNVSIFGGFPLADIPHVGLTVVVVADADHADAGAQLLDELCAAAWERRADFVFPLEPMETSIARARDAEAGPVILVDHGDNCGAGGPTDEMTVLGEVLRQGLKDVVAGPFWDPGAVALMIEAGVGKTVTVDVGGKTDMPALGLKGKPLRLTGQVRCITDGAYQVTGPMFTGMRLSLGRTAVLDVDGALVVVCEKPQEPFDTGVFTHAGIDLSRRKYVLIKSRQHFRAGFEPIAKDIVLVAGPGVCSSDYSQFPFRNLRRPIYPLDKHAAIQPA; encoded by the coding sequence ATGCGCTTCGTCATCGCCCTGATGCGGCATGAGACCAATACCTTCTCGCCGATTCCCACGCCGCTCTCTGCCTTCAGCCGCGGCAGCAGCACCGATGGCCCGCTCTATGGCGACGACGCGGTGCGCGCCTGCCAGGGCACCAACAGCGCCGCGGCGGCGTTCATGGACCTGGTTGTTGCCCAGGGCGACGAGTTCGTGATGCCGCTGATGGCAAATGCCGTACCGAGCGGGGTGGTGACGCGGGAAGCCTTCGAATCGATGTCGGCCACGATCGTCGAGGCCGTGCGCGAAGGCTGCGACGCGGTCATGCTCGACCTGCACGGTGCGATGGTGGCCGAGGGCCTTGCGGATGCCGAAGGCGAACTGCTTGCACGGATCCGCGCCGCCGCGCCGGAAGTACCGATCGCGGTATCGCTCGATTTCCATGCCAACTTCAGCAAGGCACTGGTGGAAAACGCCACCGTCATTGCCGGCTATCGGACCTACCCGCACGTGGACGTGTACGAGACCGGGGCGCGCGCGGCGCAGACGTTGATGGCGGCGCTTCGTGACGAAGTCCGCCCGGTCATGCTGTGGCGGACGCTGCCGATGCTTACCCATATGCTGCGCCAGACGCCGCGCGAGCAGCCGATGAAGGACATCATGGATCGGGCCATCGCCGCGGAGCGCGACGGCGAGGTGCTGAACGTCTCCATTTTCGGCGGCTTCCCGCTTGCGGATATTCCACATGTCGGCCTGACGGTGGTCGTGGTGGCCGATGCGGACCATGCCGACGCGGGCGCGCAGCTGCTCGACGAACTCTGCGCCGCCGCATGGGAGCGCCGCGCCGACTTCGTCTTTCCGCTCGAGCCCATGGAGACGTCCATCGCACGTGCGCGCGACGCCGAGGCGGGCCCCGTGATCCTCGTCGATCACGGCGACAACTGCGGGGCGGGTGGGCCGACCGACGAAATGACGGTCCTTGGTGAAGTGCTGCGGCAGGGGCTGAAGGACGTTGTCGCCGGCCCCTTCTGGGATCCGGGTGCCGTGGCCCTGATGATCGAGGCGGGGGTCGGCAAGACGGTAACGGTCGACGTCGGCGGAAAGACCGATATGCCTGCGCTCGGACTCAAGGGCAAGCCGCTGCGCCTGACGGGACAGGTTCGATGCATCACCGATGGCGCCTACCAGGTGACCGGGCCGATGTTCACCGGCATGCGGCTCAGCCTGGGCCGGACTGCGGTGCTTGACGTGGACGGCGCGCTGGTCGTCGTCTGCGAGAAGCCGCAGGAGCCATTCGATACGGGCGTGTTCACCCACGCCGGGATCGATTTGTCACGCCGAAAGTACGTCCTGATCAAGTCGCGCCAGCATTTCCGCGCCGGCTTCGAGCCGATTGCGAAGGACATCGTCCTGGTGGCCGGCCCTGGCGTCTGCAGTTCGGACTACAGCCAGTTCCCTTTCCGCAACCTGCGCCGCCCTATCTATCCGCTGGACAAACACGCCGCGATCCAGCCTGCCTGA
- a CDS encoding Bug family tripartite tricarboxylate transporter substrate binding protein codes for MITLNTFARIVRGAMAGAMMGTMLVAMHPAAAAAWPDRPLRLVVPFPAGGSYDIVGRTLARKLEQRLGQPVVVENIAGGATVPGVMSVLKEKADGNTLLLASDGTLNINPHTVKGLRYNPDRDFTPITIVNTVPHWIVTRADRKQMNLTELRDYIVKHPGKVSISINAVAGAAHLGLADWKRRNGLDFTIVPYRGSPPAMSDLIGGQTDAHVDVIGSSISYVGDGKVKPLAVLQAATVTQFPRLERQAADSKDALLVRANLALVAKTGTPDAIVERLYREVRASVQEPDFLERLQALAYEPVLTTPAESRRLIHAETVRYGAIARMVNLESN; via the coding sequence ATGATCACACTGAACACTTTTGCCAGGATCGTACGCGGGGCGATGGCAGGCGCCATGATGGGCACCATGCTTGTCGCGATGCATCCCGCCGCTGCCGCGGCATGGCCGGATCGGCCGCTGCGGCTGGTGGTGCCCTTTCCCGCGGGCGGTTCCTACGACATCGTGGGCCGCACCCTGGCTCGCAAGCTGGAACAGCGGCTCGGGCAGCCGGTGGTGGTGGAGAACATCGCCGGCGGCGCTACCGTGCCGGGCGTCATGTCGGTACTGAAGGAGAAGGCCGACGGCAATACCCTGCTGCTCGCGAGCGATGGCACGCTGAACATCAATCCGCATACCGTCAAGGGATTGCGCTACAACCCCGATCGGGATTTCACGCCCATCACCATCGTGAACACCGTGCCGCACTGGATCGTCACGCGGGCGGACCGCAAGCAGATGAACCTGACCGAACTCAGGGACTACATCGTCAAGCACCCGGGCAAGGTCTCGATTAGCATCAATGCAGTCGCCGGCGCGGCGCATCTCGGCCTTGCGGACTGGAAGCGCCGCAACGGGCTGGACTTCACCATCGTGCCGTATCGCGGCTCTCCGCCGGCCATGTCGGACCTGATTGGCGGCCAGACCGATGCCCATGTGGATGTCATCGGCTCATCCATCAGCTATGTCGGTGACGGCAAGGTCAAGCCGCTGGCCGTGCTGCAAGCGGCGACGGTCACGCAGTTCCCCAGGCTGGAGCGGCAGGCTGCCGACAGCAAGGATGCCCTGCTCGTGCGCGCCAACCTGGCACTCGTGGCCAAGACCGGCACGCCGGATGCCATCGTGGAACGGCTGTACCGGGAAGTGCGCGCCAGCGTGCAGGAGCCTGATTTTCTCGAACGGCTCCAGGCGCTCGCCTACGAGCCGGTCCTCACCACGCCCGCGGAAAGCCGGCGCCTGATCCATGCCGAAACCGTGCGCTATGGCGCCATCGCCCGCATGGTCAATCTCGAATCCAACTGA
- a CDS encoding DUF1427 family protein, with protein MVEIALGTTELQAAAVGLVTGIVYTAVRAPIPAPNVLGGIFAIFGTFAGFVLVAAMRGQLMVG; from the coding sequence ATGGTAGAAATTGCATTGGGGACGACCGAACTGCAGGCAGCCGCCGTCGGACTGGTCACCGGTATTGTCTACACTGCTGTCCGTGCACCGATACCTGCGCCTAACGTGCTCGGCGGCATTTTCGCCATCTTCGGCACATTTGCGGGTTTCGTGCTGGTTGCCGCCATGCGAGGCCAGTTGATGGTCGGATGA
- a CDS encoding MFS transporter, protein MFAQALSSRLDRRGIHYAWLVAALTFLVMLTTSAALGLPGAFLSPLAREMGWNTDEISSILAFRFALFGLMAPFSAILMERFGVRNVVCAALALIAGGMALATVSTELWQLFVAWGLMLGVGSGMTALVLAAVVANRWFSARRGLVIGLLTASSATGQLAFLPVAAWLIEHMGWRVAVLPVLAACALLAVLVLSLMRNRPADVGLAAFGEVPAATPVQPPAPPAPLTLRGPFVVLRDAARTQAFWVLAGTFFICGLSTNGLIQTHFIALCGDFGMGPVPAASALAMMGAFDFVGTILSGWLSDRYDSRKLLFWYYALRGLSLFWLPHSTFTLYGLSIFAMFYGLDWIATVPPTVKLAATTFGRERAPMVFGWIFAAHQIGAAVAAFGAGMTRTLLLTYTPALYAAGAACLVAALLALMVSRKRAAGVAEPARA, encoded by the coding sequence ATGTTTGCGCAAGCCTTATCCAGCCGGCTCGACCGGCGCGGCATCCACTACGCGTGGCTGGTCGCCGCCCTTACTTTCCTGGTGATGCTCACCACCTCGGCCGCGCTCGGCCTGCCCGGCGCGTTCCTGTCGCCGCTGGCACGCGAGATGGGCTGGAACACCGACGAGATCTCGTCGATCCTGGCCTTCCGCTTTGCGCTGTTCGGGCTGATGGCGCCGTTCTCGGCCATCCTGATGGAGCGCTTCGGCGTGCGCAACGTGGTCTGCGCGGCGCTGGCGCTGATCGCGGGCGGCATGGCGCTGGCAACGGTGTCGACCGAACTGTGGCAGCTCTTCGTCGCATGGGGGCTGATGCTGGGCGTCGGCTCCGGGATGACCGCGCTGGTGCTGGCGGCCGTGGTTGCCAACCGCTGGTTCAGCGCCCGGCGCGGGCTGGTCATCGGCCTCCTGACCGCCAGTTCGGCCACCGGCCAGCTTGCGTTCCTGCCGGTGGCAGCCTGGCTGATCGAGCATATGGGCTGGCGTGTCGCGGTGCTGCCCGTACTGGCCGCGTGCGCGCTGCTGGCAGTGCTGGTGCTGAGCCTGATGCGCAACCGCCCCGCCGATGTGGGCCTGGCGGCGTTCGGCGAAGTTCCGGCCGCGACGCCGGTGCAGCCGCCCGCGCCCCCGGCACCGCTGACGCTGCGCGGCCCCTTCGTGGTGTTGCGCGACGCCGCGCGCACGCAGGCCTTCTGGGTCCTTGCCGGCACCTTCTTTATCTGCGGCCTGAGCACCAACGGCCTGATCCAGACGCACTTCATCGCGCTGTGCGGCGACTTCGGCATGGGTCCGGTGCCGGCCGCGTCGGCGCTGGCGATGATGGGCGCCTTCGACTTTGTCGGCACCATCCTGTCGGGCTGGCTGTCGGACCGTTATGACAGCCGCAAGCTGCTGTTCTGGTACTACGCGCTGCGCGGCCTGTCGCTGTTCTGGCTGCCGCATTCGACCTTCACGCTCTACGGCCTGTCGATCTTTGCCATGTTCTACGGGCTGGACTGGATCGCCACGGTGCCGCCGACGGTCAAGCTGGCCGCAACCACCTTCGGGCGCGAGCGCGCGCCGATGGTGTTCGGCTGGATCTTCGCGGCCCACCAGATCGGCGCGGCCGTGGCTGCCTTCGGCGCAGGGATGACTCGCACGCTGCTGCTGACCTATACGCCGGCGCTGTATGCCGCCGGCGCGGCCTGCCTGGTGGCGGCGCTGCTGGCGTTGATGGTCAGCCGCAAGCGCGCGGCGGGTGTGGCGGAGCCGGCACGCGCATGA
- a CDS encoding XapX domain-containing protein: MQYVYVGRNEWVALIVGLVTGTLYSWLNLPIPAPNVTGGICAILFTYLGYLIVQALRKTIAFGRPPQGSQGNGIS, from the coding sequence ATGCAATACGTCTACGTAGGACGCAACGAATGGGTTGCCCTGATCGTCGGCCTGGTCACCGGCACCCTGTATTCCTGGCTGAATTTGCCGATTCCCGCGCCCAATGTCACCGGCGGGATCTGCGCCATCCTTTTTACTTACCTCGGCTACCTGATCGTGCAGGCGTTGCGCAAGACCATCGCCTTCGGGCGCCCGCCGCAAGGCAGCCAGGGCAACGGAATTTCCTGA
- a CDS encoding acetamidase/formamidase family protein — MLHDLPARPETIHWGYFDATKAPALTVKSGDLIRAEAVTHHAGDAPELMMDDAIREIYQKVPHDDRNPGVHIMTGPIYVEGARPGDVLEVRYLQMIPRFRFGANVAAHWGQLYREFEKERVTIYELDQASNTAHALYAFDYPGKLTTPGKVVDERECCRQPALAGVRVPVRPHLGTAGVAPDKRGRVTTVEPGLHGGNIDNWRIGAGATMYYPVQVDGALFSIGDPHISQGDGEISGTAIEASLNVLFQVILRKDFHFPSPLLETPDCWVVHGFHEDLDEAGKNAARDMIQLLTEQQGLSRDDAYSLMSVSADFGVTQVVDGTQGIHCTMPRAIFPPKGGKGKG; from the coding sequence ATGCTGCATGACCTGCCCGCTCGCCCAGAGACCATCCATTGGGGCTACTTCGATGCCACCAAGGCGCCCGCCCTGACCGTGAAGAGCGGCGACCTCATTCGTGCCGAGGCCGTGACCCATCACGCGGGAGATGCGCCAGAGCTGATGATGGATGACGCCATCCGCGAGATCTACCAGAAGGTTCCCCATGACGACCGCAACCCGGGTGTGCACATCATGACCGGGCCGATCTATGTCGAGGGTGCCAGGCCCGGCGATGTGCTGGAGGTGCGCTATCTCCAGATGATCCCGCGCTTCCGCTTCGGCGCCAACGTTGCGGCGCACTGGGGGCAGCTCTACAGGGAGTTCGAGAAGGAGCGGGTCACGATCTATGAGCTGGACCAGGCTTCCAACACCGCGCATGCCCTCTATGCCTTCGACTACCCCGGCAAGCTGACCACGCCCGGCAAGGTGGTCGACGAACGCGAATGCTGCCGCCAGCCGGCGCTTGCCGGTGTGCGCGTGCCCGTGCGGCCCCATCTTGGCACCGCTGGGGTCGCGCCCGATAAACGCGGCCGGGTCACTACCGTGGAGCCAGGGCTGCATGGCGGCAATATCGACAACTGGCGCATCGGTGCGGGTGCCACCATGTACTACCCGGTCCAGGTCGACGGCGCCCTGTTCTCGATCGGCGACCCGCATATCTCGCAGGGCGACGGCGAAATCAGCGGTACGGCGATCGAAGCCTCGCTGAACGTGCTGTTCCAGGTCATCCTGCGCAAGGACTTCCACTTCCCGTCGCCGCTTCTGGAAACGCCCGATTGCTGGGTCGTGCACGGCTTCCATGAAGACCTTGATGAGGCCGGCAAGAACGCGGCCCGCGACATGATCCAGTTGCTGACCGAGCAGCAGGGCCTCTCGCGCGATGATGCCTACTCGCTGATGAGCGTCTCGGCCGACTTCGGTGTGACGCAGGTCGTCGATGGCACGCAGGGCATCCATTGCACCATGCCTCGCGCGATCTTCCCCCCCAAAGGCGGCAAAGGCAAAGGCTGA
- a CDS encoding SDR family NAD(P)-dependent oxidoreductase: MQNLFDLSGRVAVVTGSTRGMGLAMARALGSAGAAVVVSGRDSEAARTVATQLEAEGIRATGIACDIADVDSVRAFAEQALAAYGRVDALVLNAAAGATPGSMLAQGPELFDAAMAGNVRGNLMLVNALAPQMAERRDGSITFMSSIAAKRGSAFLGLYSVTKAAIDQAMRSLALELGPSGINVNAINPGPVRTEFSREALWGDPEREARLAAGVPMRRIGEAEDVAGLTVLLAAPAGRFIHGQSIGVDGGLSAQ, from the coding sequence ATGCAAAACCTTTTTGATTTGAGCGGCCGCGTTGCCGTCGTCACCGGATCCACCCGCGGCATGGGCCTCGCCATGGCGCGGGCGCTGGGCAGCGCCGGCGCCGCGGTGGTGGTGTCGGGACGCGACAGCGAAGCGGCGCGCACCGTCGCCACCCAACTGGAAGCGGAAGGCATCCGTGCCACCGGCATCGCCTGTGACATTGCCGACGTCGACAGCGTGCGCGCCTTCGCCGAGCAGGCGCTGGCCGCCTACGGCCGGGTCGATGCGCTGGTCCTCAATGCGGCGGCCGGCGCCACGCCGGGTTCCATGCTGGCGCAAGGCCCTGAGTTGTTCGATGCGGCCATGGCCGGCAACGTGCGCGGCAACCTGATGCTGGTGAACGCGCTGGCGCCGCAGATGGCCGAGCGCCGCGATGGTTCGATCACTTTCATGTCGAGCATCGCGGCGAAGCGCGGCTCGGCGTTCCTTGGCCTGTACAGCGTGACCAAGGCAGCGATCGACCAGGCCATGCGCAGCCTGGCGCTGGAACTTGGCCCGTCAGGCATCAACGTCAATGCGATCAACCCGGGCCCGGTGCGCACGGAATTCTCTCGTGAAGCCCTGTGGGGCGATCCCGAGCGCGAAGCGCGGCTGGCCGCGGGCGTGCCGATGCGGCGCATCGGCGAGGCGGAGGACGTGGCGGGGCTGACGGTGCTGCTGGCTGCGCCGGCCGGACGCTTTATCCACGGCCAGAGCATCGGGGTGGATGGGGGCTTGTCGGCACAATAA